From one Babesia bovis T2Bo chromosome 3, whole genome shotgun sequence genomic stretch:
- a CDS encoding ER lumen protein retaining receptor family protein, giving the protein MAFGKRQGRPSLGDRVIKLLRLNSGESRIYAGFFLALIFLYMFFSDGNFSFLLTLSSLLSCLSFMVVTYCIESGKSCKGISLQTMFCYVVLLFSRLMAIVPYYGYLPADASGDFLYQSSEFVACCFAAYIVYLCAVKYKNTYEKELDTMSAAYILIPSFVMAMILHPSLNRSKFGDTAWAFALYVETFCVLPQLIMFQASDRANTSTVHFTAAQSSAKILGFIFWISTYKELNARGNILTHYVGHCVIFTQFLQILIVADFFFHYMQCITRGIPVELIMAEDV; this is encoded by the exons ATGGCGTTCGGTAAGCGTCAAGGAAGGCCATCGCTAGGCGATCGCGTGATCAAGCTGCTGCGCCTTAACAGTGGCGAAAGCCGTATATATGCAGGTTTCTTTCTAGCACTCATTTTTCTGTATATGTTTTTCTCGGACGGTAACTTTTCGTTTTTGCTCACGCTCTCGTCACTTCTCAGTTGCTTGAGTTTCATGGTGGTGACATACTGCATCGAGTCTGGCAAATCATGTAAAGGCATATCTCTGCAGACCATGTTCTGCTACGTGGTACTGCTATTCTCTAGGTTAATGGCCATAGTGCCTTATTATGG CTACCTTCCTGCGGACGCTAGTGGAGACTTTCTGTATCAGTCTTCCGAATTCGTTGCCTGCTGTTTCGCGGCCTACATCGTATACCTCTGCGCCGTAAAGTACAAAAACACGTACGAAAAGGAACTTGACACAATGTCAGCGGCCTATATACTGATACCCAGCTTTGTCATGGCAATGATATTGCACCCATCACTCAACCGTAGCAAGTTCGGTGACACTGCGTGGGCCTTCGCGCTCTATGTCGAGACGTTCTGCGTACTGCCTCAGCTGATCATGTTCCAGGCATCGGACCGCGCCAACACTTCTACGGTTCACTTTACCGCCGCGCAGTCATCTGCCAAGATACTGGGCTTCATATTCTGGATTTCTACCTACAAGGAGTTGAATGCCAGGGGTAACATACTGACACACTACGTTGGACACTGCGTGATATTCACGCAGTTCCTGCAGATTCTCATTGTTGCCGACTTCTTCTTCCACTATATGCAGTGTATCACGCGCGGTATCCCGGTTGAACTCATTATGGCCGAGGATGTGTAG
- a CDS encoding Pre-rRNA-processing protein TSR2 family protein, giving the protein MADAVREFREAARCVMECWTALNLAVENNWGGDNSSGKKDELINLVIDFCLSKNDLYPYEVEDLLFERMQTMFCVDIEDESEVEVAALLARLHQSCKAGDIAYAHELRQNLTKCDNAQCKGRDNIQELSESEEDTESLDVSRIRQPKTELLEDGWTRVL; this is encoded by the exons ATGGCAGATGCAGTCAGGGAGTTCCGTGAGGCCGCACGGTGTGTAATGGAATGCTG GACTGCCCTGAACCTAGCAGTGGAGAACAATTGGGGAGGTGATAACTCAAGTGGAAAGAAAGATGAACTGATAAACCTAGTGATTGACTTCTGCTTGTCTA AAAATGATCTGTACCCATATGAAGTAGAAGATTTACTATTCGAACGTATGCAGACCATGTTCTGCGTTGACATAGAAGATGAAAGTGAA GTCGAAGTAGCAGCACTACTAGCAAGGCTACACCAGTCCTGCAAAGCAGGAGATATCGCATACGCACATGAACTGCGCCAAAACCTAACGAAATGTGATAATGCACAGTGTAAGGGAAGGGATAATATACAGGAACTATCTGAATCTGAGGAAGATACAGAATCACTAGACGTGAGTAGGATAAGGCAACCCAAGACAGAGCTACTAGAAGATGGTTGGACACGAGTACTATAA
- a CDS encoding GPI transamidase subunit PIG-U family protein, with protein sequence MLIFACLVVFRALLQVAVRRVAPIIPFLVTRNSRDVLEYIALRDIGYLHKYEAGNSFIYSLVYWLSSKVPNVDTLDLTRIVIYLTDIVSAWFWYMTLRLLPDSNLDKNKHAEGYGFQTKLPWLIAGLHLLNPISVIYNEAANPDGVGYFWVSFAVLAAVLLNALKRPSLLAYVLYQVAATGLLVNNSFKMYAVLPVLTMLAVHVRFRFSHKRSVTYSDLCQMCRYIVPHMVVTLLLALCYYSLSGLGELKRHLVDQYTGRGTGIDYSLYWYIHRVVPGVFIAGNIFKLHMMLFCLPMPLMVVLRHRPLEAVIIATVINIVQSPSLSLLGLWYIVSLLALHYPLMDKAFGFTKMATVMFGAMIFSVVAYVVWVGRYIANPNYFFAPQLAILATLCMVLEDYTCATTQLANSAMAHEKKH encoded by the exons ATGCTTATTTTTGCGTGTTTAGTGGTGTTCAGGGCGTTGTTGCAGGTAGCTGTAAGGCGCGTGGCACCTATTATACCGTTCCTTGTGACGCGCAACTCGCGCGACGTCCTGGAGTATATCGCCCTGCGGGATATCGGCTACTTACACAAGTATGAAGCTGGtaattcatttatatactCACTGGTGTACTGGCTGTCATCAAAGGTACCTAATGTGGACACCCTGGACTTAACGCGAATCGTTATATACCTAACTGACATTGTCTCCGCATGGTTCTGGTACATGACATTACGTTTACTGCCAGATTCTAATCTCGATAAGAACAAGCATGCAGAAGGCTATGGCTTT CAGACTAAGCTGCCATGGCTCATAGCTGGACTGCATCTGCTGAATCCCATATCG GTAATCTATAATGAAGCTGCTAATCCCGATGGAGTGGGTTACTTCTGGGTATCATTTGCCGTGTTGGCTGCGGTGCTACTGAACGCCCTCAAGAGGCCCAGCCTACTGGCGTACGTGTTGTACCAGGTAGCCGCCACAGGGCTACTGGTGAACAACTCGTTCAAGATGTATGCGGTACTGCCGGTATTGACCATGTTGGCCGTGCACGTACGGTTTAGATTCAGCCACAAGCGTTCAGTGACGTACAGTGACCTCTGCCAAATGTGCAGATACATTGTACCGCACATGGTGGTTACACTGCTGCTGGCACTGTGCTACTATAGCCTCAGCGGACTGGGTGAG CTAAAACGACACCTGGTTGATCAATACACTGGACGCGGTACCGGGATTGACTACTCACTCTACTGGTACATCCACCGGGTGGTGCCGGGAGTGTTCATAGCTGGTAACATATTCAAGTTACAC ATGATGCTGTTTTGCCTGCCGATGCCGCTGATGGTGGTATTGCGGCATAGGCCCCTGGAGGCCGTCATCATTGCAACCGTTATCAACATCGTGCAATCGCCCAGCCTATCGTTGCTGGGATTGTGGTACATCGTGTCATTGCTTGCACTGCACTACCCACTCATGGACAAGGCATTCGGGTTCACTAAGATG GCCACCGTGATGTTTGGAGCCATGATATTCTCAGTGGTGGCCTATGTAGTTTGGGTTGGCAGGTATATAGCCAACCCAAACTACTTCTTCGCGCCTCAGCTGGCCATACTGGCCACATTAT GCATGGTACTGGAAGACTATACGTGCGCCACAACGCAACTGGCCAACTCAGCGATGGCACATGAAAAGAAACATTAG